In Kogia breviceps isolate mKogBre1 chromosome 9, mKogBre1 haplotype 1, whole genome shotgun sequence, a single window of DNA contains:
- the FAM237B gene encoding protein FAM237B has protein sequence MAVELSEGPLIMMLPACPKQEYSCSRKVVRSRPRPSREGSVRRTSHPDVRLRRLRENMDFATRRWFYLPLGCMMLINLIHADFEFQKGVLASNSPGIMEDIDLQCWNACSLTLIDLKEIKIEHTVDSFWNFMLFLQKSQRPRHYNVFLSIAQDFWDMYVDCLLSRSHGMGRREVMPPKYNFPQKITGGNLNVYLRE, from the exons ATGGCAGTGGAATTATCAGAAGGGCCGTTGATAATGATGCTTCCTGCTTGTCCAAAACAAGAGTACTCATGCAGCAGGAAAGTTG TCAGGAGCCGCCCTCGTCCCTCGAGGGAGGGAAGCGTACGCAGGACATCACACCCGGACGTTCGCCTCCGCCGCCTAAGAGAG aatATGGATTTTGCCACAAGAAGATGGTTCTACCTGCCGCTGGGCTGCATGATGCTGATAAATCTGATTCATGCAGATTTTGAATTTCAAAAGGGGGTGCTTGCCAGCAACAGCCCAGGGATCATGGAAGACATTGATCTCCAGTGCTGGAATGCTTGCTCTTTGACACTGATAGATCTCAAGGAAATCAAGATAGAGCACACTGTGGATTCTTTCTGGAATTTCATGTTGTTCCTGCAAAAATCCCAGCGGCCTAGACATTATAATGTCTTCTTAAGCATAGCTCAGGATTTCTGGGACATGTATGTAGATTGCTTGCTTTCAAGATCCCATGGAATGGGCAGAAGAGAGGTGATGCCCCCCAAGTATAATTTTCCACAGAAGATAACAGGAGGTAATTTAAATGTGTACTTAAGAGAATAG